One genomic segment of bacterium includes these proteins:
- a CDS encoding 50S ribosomal protein L11 methyltransferase, giving the protein MEWAKIEVKLPGENKEPLIGFLLSKGIHQWEESDATAIIYLPNDVSLKNFLLALVEFLFENIMGRWELAVSQIEERDWAREWKESFLPRKVGEKLVIKPPWAEYEEKEGEIVLEIEPRSAFGTGEHPSTRLALILLERYIKKGDLVIDVGCGSGILSLASVLLGARKAIGVDIDERAIDESRENAERLSVSDRTEFIRGNLLKDIPVVEADIILCNIDLPSLRNLFSYLPYYLKRGGYLIASGFTEEGYKHLEVPEFLEEVEREREGDWLGIVWMMK; this is encoded by the coding sequence ATGGAATGGGCTAAAATAGAGGTAAAATTACCTGGAGAGAACAAAGAGCCTCTCATTGGTTTTTTACTCAGCAAGGGAATTCACCAATGGGAGGAGAGCGATGCGACGGCAATAATATATCTACCCAATGATGTTTCCTTAAAGAACTTTCTTTTAGCGCTCGTGGAATTTTTGTTTGAAAACATTATGGGGAGATGGGAGCTCGCTGTAAGTCAGATAGAAGAGAGAGATTGGGCGCGAGAATGGAAAGAGTCGTTTCTCCCTCGTAAAGTTGGGGAAAAATTGGTGATAAAACCTCCTTGGGCTGAATATGAGGAAAAGGAGGGGGAAATAGTTCTTGAGATAGAGCCTCGTTCCGCCTTCGGAACAGGGGAACATCCATCCACTCGTCTTGCGCTGATTCTCTTGGAGAGATACATCAAAAAGGGGGATTTAGTCATAGATGTGGGTTGTGGTTCGGGGATTTTGTCGCTCGCTTCCGTTCTTCTTGGAGCGAGGAAAGCGATTGGGGTGGATATTGATGAAAGGGCTATTGATGAAAGCAGGGAGAATGCGGAGAGGCTTTCCGTGAGCGATAGAACGGAATTTATAAGGGGAAATTTGCTCAAGGATATTCCCGTTGTGGAGGCGGATATCATACTTTGCAACATAGACCTGCCATCTTTGAGGAATCTTTTCTCCTACCTGCCATATTATTTGAAGAGGGGAGGGTACTTGATAGCTTCAGGGTTCACGGAGGAAGGCTATAAACATTTGGAAGTACCTGAGTTTTTAGAGGAAGTGGAAAGGGAGAGGGAGGGAGATTGGCTGGGGATTGTGTGGATGATGAAGTAA
- the dapA gene encoding 4-hydroxy-tetrahydrodipicolinate synthase, translating to MEYIFGKVVTAMVTPFKEDDLSINWGVVRELTDYLIETGSDGLVVAGTTGESPTLTFDEKVRLFKEVKEVAGKRATIIAGTGSYCTEESIHLTKAAEEVGVDAAMLVVPYYNKPPQEGLYNHFKTIASHTSLPVILYNIPGRTACNLEPKTLARLAKDVPNIKGVKEASGNLVQVSEIASLTGDDFEILSGEDALTLPMLAVGGKGVISVASHIAGKRLGEMIDSFFSGDVVKAKKLHLELMPLFRVLFITTNPIPVKAAMEMVGIKVGPPRPPLCPASEQVKEEIRKVLKNLGTI from the coding sequence ATGGAATACATTTTTGGTAAAGTCGTAACCGCTATGGTCACTCCTTTCAAGGAAGATGACCTCAGCATCAATTGGGGAGTCGTTAGGGAGCTCACCGATTATCTCATAGAGACGGGTTCAGATGGATTGGTAGTCGCGGGAACCACGGGGGAATCCCCTACCCTCACCTTTGATGAGAAAGTGCGCCTCTTTAAAGAGGTAAAGGAAGTTGCAGGCAAGAGGGCAACAATAATAGCTGGCACCGGCTCCTACTGCACAGAAGAAAGCATTCACCTCACCAAAGCCGCTGAGGAGGTCGGCGTTGACGCTGCTATGCTGGTTGTTCCCTATTACAATAAGCCACCTCAGGAAGGGCTTTATAATCATTTCAAAACTATTGCCTCGCACACATCACTTCCCGTAATCCTCTACAACATCCCCGGCAGAACAGCCTGCAACTTGGAGCCCAAGACGCTCGCTCGCCTCGCTAAAGATGTTCCCAACATCAAAGGGGTGAAGGAAGCGAGCGGAAACCTCGTTCAAGTCTCAGAGATAGCCTCGCTTACCGGAGATGATTTTGAGATTTTGAGCGGAGAGGATGCCCTGACTCTACCTATGCTGGCGGTTGGCGGCAAGGGTGTTATAAGCGTAGCCTCACATATAGCGGGAAAGAGGCTTGGCGAGATGATAGACTCCTTCTTCTCCGGTGATGTTGTAAAGGCGAAGAAACTCCATCTCGAGCTGATGCCCCTTTTCCGCGTCCTCTTTATAACAACCAATCCCATTCCGGTTAAAGCAGCTATGGAGATGGTAGGAATTAAGGTGGGTCCACCGAGACCGCCGCTTTGTCCGGCGAGTGAGCAAGTGAAGGAAGAGATAAGGAAGGTATTGAAGAATTTAGGGACGATTTAA
- the murJ gene encoding murein biosynthesis integral membrane protein MurJ has protein sequence MSSEIEGLEARERETRVAQAALITTTVILLARVLGFLREVVIARLFGATRLVDIYVAAFTIPDILFFLLSGGALSSAFVPVYTQYLATKNREEARRMLSSLLTLLALLLFFVVAIAEIFAYPLVKIVVPHFSPDDLAYCVFLTRLMLPSVIFFVLGGIFTGVSYCHQKFLVPTISGVIYNLLIILGGVFLGPSIKVTGLSIGVVVGSFLGNFLLQIWYILKLGEKPFFCLDLRHAGVRKVFLIMLPIIFTLSVSQVTVVINRVLASGLGEGAIAGLNYANRLTQFPLGIFGQALGIAVFPTLSALAAVGKLEDLKRTNSLAIRTLFFLNIPSAIFFILFGIPIVQFVYERGAFTHSDTIMTAQILAFYSLSLPALSANQIINRTFYSLQDSLTPLFSGVASVILCAILNVVFVGPFGVRGLALASSISAYFNMFLLLRFLRNRIGGIEGRKMLFSFLKIAVICLLVSLPFFFLFSHNPFGKGMKGAVMEIGIIIFVITPLFLLLSSIFHLEEWEFIRRSLFRTRFKGK, from the coding sequence ATGAGCTCAGAGATAGAAGGATTGGAAGCGAGAGAAAGAGAGACGAGGGTAGCACAAGCTGCCCTTATAACCACTACCGTCATCCTTCTCGCGCGCGTCCTCGGCTTTCTTAGAGAGGTGGTGATAGCGAGGCTTTTCGGGGCGACAAGGCTCGTTGATATCTATGTTGCTGCTTTCACCATTCCCGATATCCTCTTTTTCCTTCTCTCGGGAGGAGCTCTCTCTTCCGCCTTTGTTCCAGTCTATACTCAATATTTGGCGACGAAAAATAGAGAAGAAGCAAGGAGGATGCTCTCAAGCCTCCTTACTCTCCTTGCCCTTCTTCTTTTCTTCGTAGTTGCCATTGCGGAGATATTTGCCTATCCCTTGGTGAAAATCGTCGTCCCCCATTTCTCTCCTGATGACCTTGCTTATTGCGTTTTCCTCACCCGTTTGATGCTTCCCTCCGTCATCTTTTTCGTTTTGGGTGGGATATTCACGGGGGTTTCTTACTGCCATCAGAAATTCCTCGTCCCCACCATCAGCGGGGTTATCTATAACCTTCTTATAATCCTTGGTGGAGTTTTCCTCGGTCCATCAATTAAAGTAACTGGGTTATCTATTGGGGTTGTTGTGGGCTCATTCCTCGGGAATTTCCTGCTCCAGATTTGGTATATCTTAAAGCTTGGGGAGAAACCTTTTTTCTGCTTAGACCTTCGTCATGCGGGCGTGAGAAAGGTATTCCTGATAATGCTCCCAATTATTTTCACTCTTTCCGTCTCTCAGGTCACAGTTGTCATAAATCGTGTATTAGCCTCGGGATTAGGGGAAGGAGCAATAGCAGGGCTGAACTATGCCAATAGGCTAACGCAGTTTCCCCTCGGGATTTTCGGGCAAGCTCTGGGAATAGCTGTATTTCCCACTCTTTCCGCCCTCGCCGCTGTGGGGAAGTTAGAGGATTTAAAGAGAACAAATTCATTGGCTATAAGGACCCTTTTCTTTCTCAATATCCCTTCTGCCATATTTTTCATTCTTTTCGGCATACCGATAGTGCAATTCGTTTACGAGAGGGGAGCTTTCACTCACAGCGATACGATTATGACAGCGCAGATACTTGCATTCTATTCTTTAAGTCTTCCAGCCCTATCCGCAAATCAAATCATCAATAGGACATTCTATTCTTTGCAGGATTCCCTGACCCCGCTTTTTTCCGGAGTTGCCTCCGTAATCCTTTGCGCTATTTTAAATGTCGTTTTCGTTGGACCTTTCGGAGTGAGGGGATTGGCTCTTGCTTCTTCTATCTCCGCTTATTTCAATATGTTCCTTCTTCTTCGGTTCCTTCGCAATAGGATTGGAGGTATAGAGGGAAGGAAAATGCTTTTCTCTTTCCTCAAAATAGCCGTTATATGTCTTCTTGTATCCCTTCCTTTTTTCTTCCTCTTTTCCCATAATCCATTTGGCAAAGGAATGAAAGGGGCGGTTATGGAGATAGGGATAATCATTTTTGTCATCACTCCTCTTTTCCTATTACTCTCTTCCATTTTCCACCTTGAGGAGTGGGAGTTCATTAGGCGTTCCTTGTTTAGAACAAGATTTAAAGGAAAATAA
- a CDS encoding DNA/RNA nuclease SfsA — translation MRIPPLKKAIFLHRLNRFVGEVEVEGRKELVHIPNTGRLDRLLIKGNIVNLQPIQGKLRYRLFSVEDGGDVVVVDSFIGEKLLTEEWEKRGVFPIIGRIKRWKRAPIIQGMRLDFLVEGENGFYIIEQKSSTLLIGETAYFPDAPTDRGYRQLLALFEGERLGFIPMFIMVIKHPKATKFSFAHHIDERFSSKAEEFVRAFPFLLFKLVIKEEELSLVPFLPAS, via the coding sequence TTGCGTATTCCTCCCCTCAAAAAGGCGATTTTCCTCCACCGATTGAACAGGTTCGTTGGGGAAGTTGAGGTTGAAGGGAGAAAAGAACTCGTTCATATCCCGAACACGGGAAGATTGGATAGGCTTTTAATAAAAGGAAACATCGTGAACCTTCAACCGATTCAGGGCAAGCTGAGATATAGGCTTTTCTCCGTTGAGGATGGTGGAGATGTCGTGGTAGTGGATTCCTTCATCGGAGAGAAGTTATTAACGGAGGAGTGGGAAAAACGAGGTGTTTTCCCGATAATAGGAAGGATTAAGCGATGGAAAAGAGCGCCCATCATCCAAGGGATGAGGCTTGATTTCCTCGTTGAGGGAGAGAACGGATTTTATATCATTGAGCAGAAAAGCAGCACCTTATTAATCGGAGAAACCGCTTATTTCCCCGATGCACCCACTGATAGGGGCTACCGCCAGCTTTTAGCTTTGTTTGAGGGCGAGAGATTGGGCTTCATTCCCATGTTCATAATGGTCATAAAGCACCCAAAAGCAACTAAATTCTCATTTGCCCATCATATAGATGAGAGATTCTCAAGCAAAGCAGAGGAATTTGTTAGGGCATTCCCGTTCCTCTTATTCAAGCTCGTAATTAAAGAAGAAGAATTGTCCCTTGTCCCTTTCCTACCCGCTTCTTAA
- a CDS encoding Glu/Leu/Phe/Val dehydrogenase, which translates to MGIFEKLSLNKHEFVAFGWKDKVKAIIAIHSTKLGPACGGIRMWNYPSEDEALEDALRLSLAMTLKNAAAGLNLGGGKCVVIGDPTKDKTEELLLALGDFVQSLGGTYITAEDIGITSEDLAVLARRTKYVVGLPEYLGGMGDCSPYTALGVFLSLKTALEFLYGSSTLEGKTVAIQGLGKVGLNLAKLLLKEGAKVFGSDISAEKNEIAKGLGLEIIPPEEILFIPCDVLSPCARGGIINEKTIPKLNCKIICGGANNQLGKDEDGIQLEKRGILYIPDFIANAGGIISLSVEIEGNFVKERAEEKVKGIEERVRELLRIHREEGISTLSAGLQMAYERLKED; encoded by the coding sequence ATGGGCATATTTGAGAAATTATCCCTAAACAAACACGAATTCGTAGCCTTTGGCTGGAAGGACAAAGTTAAAGCGATTATCGCCATCCATAGCACGAAGCTCGGTCCTGCCTGCGGCGGAATAAGGATGTGGAATTATCCCTCTGAAGATGAAGCCCTTGAGGATGCCCTCCGCCTCTCCTTAGCTATGACTCTAAAAAACGCGGCAGCTGGCTTGAACCTCGGAGGAGGAAAATGCGTCGTTATCGGCGACCCCACTAAGGATAAAACGGAAGAGCTCCTCTTAGCCCTCGGCGACTTCGTCCAATCCCTTGGCGGAACTTATATCACTGCCGAGGACATAGGCATCACCTCTGAGGACTTAGCCGTCCTTGCCCGCAGAACTAAGTATGTCGTCGGTCTTCCCGAATATCTAGGAGGAATGGGCGATTGCTCCCCTTATACCGCCCTCGGCGTATTCCTCTCCCTAAAAACCGCCTTGGAGTTCCTTTATGGTTCCTCAACGCTTGAAGGTAAAACTGTTGCCATTCAGGGCTTGGGAAAAGTCGGGCTAAATCTCGCAAAGCTCTTATTGAAAGAAGGAGCGAAAGTCTTTGGAAGCGATATATCAGCTGAGAAAAACGAAATTGCAAAGGGCTTGGGATTGGAAATCATCCCTCCTGAGGAAATCCTCTTCATTCCCTGCGATGTCCTCTCCCCTTGCGCCCGAGGCGGTATCATCAATGAGAAAACAATCCCCAAGTTGAACTGTAAAATAATCTGCGGAGGGGCAAACAATCAACTGGGGAAAGACGAAGATGGCATTCAGCTTGAGAAAAGAGGAATTCTCTACATCCCTGATTTCATCGCCAATGCGGGAGGAATTATAAGCCTCTCGGTGGAGATAGAAGGGAATTTCGTCAAGGAAAGGGCGGAAGAGAAAGTAAAGGGGATAGAGGAAAGGGTTAGAGAGCTATTGAGGATACATAGAGAAGAAGGTATATCCACATTATCTGCGGGGCTCCAGATGGCATATGAACGCCTAAAAGAGGATTGA
- a CDS encoding DUF4838 domain-containing protein — protein sequence MTKDYVILFFFILVFLPLNLYPADFLIVKEGKPMATIVVPREMNHSTAFAVWDFRYHIQKITGALLPIAFEDENVKGNKIYIGESKATRKLGIKSENLKEQEYIIRFYPDSIVLLGKDEKIPFSDNIRIFGDISWDEGKFGKALSFSSKGTLCIDDFNFNDEEGSFEVWVYLEEKPQEAGEGTIIRLDGANPWTYHIIGRWEQNRIRYITYDGENGHCIFSSELPPGWHHILATYSASQNKMELFIDGQSQGTADYKKTTCNGATLLIGGLPDVSQNRVGNAFSGRIDEVRISNIARSPSLPDKPYQADVNTLLLLHLDEGKGLPKDARGIRLERPVNPPDMFTDQGTSYAVHDFFERFCDVRWYGPKEDMIYYPQKKTLAVKPQNIQRRPTFLYRGLWPPFAFGIVQTLWDNPSQREMNLFWARHKVGGEKYACNHSFYGFYDRFLKTHPEFFAKGYEGQPPQMCYSHPGFIAQVVQDARDFFDGKGTHPGAFAAGDYFALVPMDNNLWCKCEECQSQLDPERRNAFFSNGYASDYWFNFVNKVAGEIAKSHPKKFIATLAYWEYAYHPQRVKLLPNISVQMCLHIRNFWAPAMRDNDLNLYKEWIAKEKGRRFYLWLYYCFPEEIAMNGGFHCFPGFFAHTASKYYKMFAKDGIRGVFLNGLGEQVDTYVTLKLLDDPNINVDKLLDEFFSRYYGSASEPMKKMYLLIEKIYGDPANYPEYVQKEKRHFHQTEEMAWGYLGTEERMRELGRLMEEAKRLAKTDVEKKRVSLFEKGVWQYMVEGREMYLRKKGIEEKKRALEPEREKVRAEGPPKISIPSIPSCGGDLDKVNWDNAVVLDKWYTVEGYPTERKLEARLVKDEEYLYIRLEERLPTERLRNDEDIWTGDDWEIFLAEQRDAPYYQIGIAPDGRSASFYYEDIRQGMREWKSEARVKSDILPDRWIVSIALPLKNLKGVEKSQRLYANFYRASFTLDDLKLRELLAWSPNFTNDFHQLTRLGELVLE from the coding sequence GTGACGAAAGATTATGTTATTTTATTCTTTTTTATTCTCGTTTTTCTTCCCCTAAATCTATATCCCGCTGATTTCCTAATCGTAAAAGAGGGAAAGCCAATGGCTACTATCGTCGTTCCGAGAGAGATGAATCATTCCACCGCCTTCGCCGTATGGGACTTCCGCTATCATATCCAGAAAATCACCGGCGCCCTCCTCCCTATAGCTTTTGAAGACGAGAATGTAAAGGGAAATAAGATTTACATAGGGGAAAGCAAAGCCACGAGGAAGCTGGGGATAAAATCTGAGAACCTCAAGGAGCAGGAATATATAATCCGCTTCTACCCCGATTCTATCGTTTTATTGGGTAAGGACGAAAAAATTCCATTCTCCGATAACATCCGCATCTTCGGAGATATCAGCTGGGATGAGGGCAAATTCGGGAAGGCTCTCTCCTTCTCTTCCAAGGGAACGCTCTGTATTGACGATTTCAATTTCAACGATGAGGAGGGTTCGTTTGAAGTTTGGGTCTACTTGGAGGAGAAACCACAGGAAGCGGGTGAAGGAACCATCATCCGTCTGGATGGGGCAAATCCTTGGACTTATCACATCATAGGCAGATGGGAGCAGAATCGCATCCGCTATATAACCTATGATGGCGAAAATGGGCACTGCATCTTTTCCTCTGAACTGCCTCCCGGTTGGCACCACATATTAGCCACCTATAGCGCTTCTCAGAACAAAATGGAGCTTTTCATTGATGGTCAAAGCCAGGGGACAGCTGATTATAAGAAAACAACCTGCAATGGCGCAACCCTCCTCATAGGCGGACTGCCTGATGTTAGCCAGAATAGAGTCGGCAACGCCTTTTCCGGCAGAATAGACGAAGTTCGTATCTCCAATATAGCCAGAAGCCCCTCCCTACCCGATAAACCTTATCAAGCCGATGTCAACACTCTCCTCCTTCTCCATTTAGACGAAGGGAAAGGATTGCCCAAGGACGCAAGGGGAATTCGCCTGGAGCGTCCTGTCAACCCGCCCGATATGTTTACCGACCAGGGAACATCCTACGCGGTCCACGATTTCTTTGAACGCTTCTGCGATGTCCGCTGGTATGGACCCAAGGAGGACATGATTTATTATCCTCAAAAGAAGACTCTTGCGGTCAAACCCCAGAACATCCAGAGAAGACCGACATTTCTCTATCGTGGGTTATGGCCTCCCTTTGCCTTCGGTATCGTCCAGACCCTCTGGGACAACCCAAGCCAAAGGGAAATGAACCTATTCTGGGCAAGACACAAGGTCGGCGGAGAGAAATATGCCTGCAATCATTCCTTCTACGGCTTCTACGACCGCTTCCTAAAAACCCATCCGGAGTTCTTCGCAAAGGGCTACGAGGGGCAACCACCTCAGATGTGCTACTCCCATCCCGGCTTCATAGCTCAGGTGGTTCAGGACGCAAGAGATTTCTTTGATGGGAAGGGCACTCATCCCGGCGCCTTTGCGGCAGGGGATTATTTCGCCCTCGTCCCAATGGACAACAATTTATGGTGTAAATGCGAGGAATGCCAGAGTCAACTTGACCCCGAGAGGAGAAACGCCTTCTTCTCAAATGGATACGCCAGCGATTACTGGTTCAATTTCGTAAATAAAGTGGCGGGAGAGATAGCGAAATCTCATCCCAAAAAGTTCATCGCCACCCTCGCCTATTGGGAATATGCATATCATCCCCAGAGAGTCAAGCTCCTGCCGAATATATCCGTTCAAATGTGCCTCCACATTCGGAACTTCTGGGCCCCGGCTATGAGAGATAACGATTTGAATCTATATAAGGAATGGATAGCTAAGGAGAAGGGGAGAAGATTTTACCTGTGGCTCTATTATTGCTTCCCCGAGGAGATAGCTATGAACGGCGGGTTCCATTGCTTCCCGGGCTTCTTCGCTCACACCGCAAGCAAATATTACAAGATGTTCGCTAAGGATGGAATAAGGGGAGTATTCCTGAACGGCTTGGGCGAGCAAGTTGACACCTATGTAACCCTCAAACTCCTTGATGACCCAAATATAAATGTTGACAAGCTCCTTGACGAATTCTTCTCCCGCTATTATGGCTCAGCCAGCGAGCCGATGAAGAAGATGTATCTATTGATTGAGAAAATTTACGGCGACCCTGCGAATTACCCCGAATATGTTCAGAAGGAGAAACGACATTTCCATCAAACGGAAGAGATGGCTTGGGGTTATTTGGGAACAGAGGAAAGGATGAGAGAGCTCGGCAGATTGATGGAGGAGGCAAAAAGGCTGGCGAAAACGGATGTTGAGAAGAAGAGGGTATCCCTATTTGAGAAGGGGGTTTGGCAATATATGGTGGAGGGAAGGGAGATGTATTTGAGGAAGAAAGGGATTGAGGAGAAAAAGAGGGCACTTGAGCCAGAGAGGGAAAAGGTGAGGGCAGAAGGACCTCCCAAAATTTCCATTCCCTCCATTCCATCTTGTGGTGGGGATTTGGATAAGGTAAATTGGGATAACGCTGTTGTTTTGGATAAATGGTATACAGTTGAGGGCTACCCGACGGAGAGGAAGCTAGAAGCAAGGTTGGTCAAGGACGAGGAATATCTTTACATAAGGCTTGAGGAAAGGCTTCCAACGGAGAGGCTAAGAAACGACGAGGATATATGGACGGGCGATGATTGGGAGATATTCCTCGCTGAGCAGAGGGACGCTCCCTACTATCAGATAGGCATCGCTCCCGATGGGCGTTCTGCTTCTTTTTATTATGAGGACATTAGACAGGGAATGAGGGAATGGAAAAGCGAGGCGAGGGTAAAGTCGGATATCCTACCCGACCGCTGGATAGTCTCAATCGCCCTTCCATTAAAGAACTTGAAGGGCGTGGAGAAAAGCCAAAGGCTCTACGCTAATTTTTACCGAGCCTCCTTTACTCTTGACGATTTAAAACTACGGGAACTCCTTGCTTGGAGCCCAAATTTCACTAACGACTTTCACCAGCTTACGAGATTAGGCGAGCTCGTGCTTGAGTGA
- a CDS encoding beta-galactosidase: MKCLILSSKGINLFYISFLLMSSLSFSERPKLKASDVVFMYFPKDPSLYDVYSGTVVGWAGRARSKNERDVAWFRKVVEEAHRRGLLYCGSVDFVVAFGGFIDFYPDNFMDSVCRDLDRNPITVPWLWDHKHKGHPAYWFCTNSPDYQRYLKDQVERACLAPIDGLHIDDWRGTAACSAWFGGCFCKHCKESFRLWLKKRFSKEELKSMGIDDIDNFDIQSFLKSKGVTAESWRKQRSQLPLGELYQKFQTEKMLEVVKSIFEYAEKLRGKPLLRSVNSSASSPEALVVAPLIDFFCGEMEHHASSCKVPIEPAFVFRLVEGLGKRQSATAGGYDWAWVAENNKPGLVRTWIAQAYAFGSLFMVPHNQWCYTQEKGTHWWEGKPSDFAFLYKFVRQNAKLFDDYKSLSDIALVYTTDNFNDIQKVGMELLKENIPFSILCAEPSLGMEINKREVAQYELLIFGKNSLPDKVKKQLSSFKGNAILWNGIEGLPKTFREEIKVSGSDKVRVSLRYKPKEANAPVVCHILNQDYHLEEDDVRPADVEISISLKLLSKALKKTPKEAMVYIPGRPAEKINLNIGEDKVSFKIDGLGLWAIVSLK, translated from the coding sequence ATGAAATGCCTCATTCTCTCATCCAAAGGAATTAATTTGTTTTATATCTCTTTCCTCTTGATGTCCTCCTTATCCTTTTCAGAAAGACCAAAACTCAAGGCGAGCGATGTTGTCTTTATGTATTTCCCAAAGGACCCAAGCCTATACGATGTCTATTCGGGCACGGTTGTGGGCTGGGCGGGCAGAGCGCGCTCTAAAAACGAAAGAGATGTCGCTTGGTTTAGGAAGGTCGTAGAGGAAGCTCATCGTAGGGGTTTGCTTTACTGCGGGAGCGTTGATTTCGTCGTCGCTTTCGGCGGCTTCATAGATTTTTACCCAGATAATTTTATGGATTCGGTCTGCAGGGACTTGGATAGGAACCCGATAACTGTCCCCTGGCTTTGGGACCATAAGCATAAGGGACATCCTGCCTACTGGTTCTGCACTAACAGCCCCGACTATCAGAGATATCTAAAGGACCAAGTGGAAAGGGCTTGCCTAGCCCCCATTGACGGCTTACATATTGACGATTGGCGCGGCACAGCCGCTTGTTCCGCCTGGTTTGGCGGCTGCTTCTGTAAACATTGTAAAGAATCCTTCCGCCTATGGCTGAAGAAGCGATTCTCAAAAGAGGAATTAAAATCAATGGGAATAGATGATATTGACAACTTTGATATCCAATCGTTTCTAAAAAGCAAAGGGGTAACCGCTGAGAGTTGGCGAAAACAAAGGTCTCAATTGCCTTTGGGCGAGTTGTATCAGAAATTTCAAACTGAGAAGATGTTGGAAGTCGTGAAATCTATATTTGAATACGCGGAAAAGTTGAGAGGTAAACCCCTTCTACGCAGCGTTAATTCAAGCGCATCGTCACCGGAAGCACTTGTCGTCGCCCCCTTAATTGATTTCTTCTGCGGAGAAATGGAACATCACGCAAGCAGTTGTAAGGTTCCAATTGAACCGGCTTTTGTCTTCCGCCTTGTAGAGGGGTTGGGCAAAAGACAATCGGCAACCGCCGGTGGCTATGATTGGGCTTGGGTAGCGGAAAATAATAAACCAGGTCTTGTGAGAACCTGGATTGCTCAAGCTTATGCTTTCGGCAGCCTCTTTATGGTGCCTCATAATCAATGGTGCTATACCCAGGAAAAAGGTACCCATTGGTGGGAGGGCAAGCCATCCGACTTCGCCTTTCTCTACAAGTTCGTTCGCCAAAATGCCAAGTTGTTTGACGATTATAAATCCCTTTCGGACATCGCCTTAGTTTACACGACAGATAATTTCAACGATATCCAAAAAGTGGGAATGGAACTTCTGAAAGAAAATATCCCCTTCAGCATCCTATGCGCTGAACCAAGCCTGGGAATGGAAATCAACAAGAGAGAGGTCGCGCAATACGAGCTTTTAATATTTGGTAAGAATTCCCTGCCAGATAAAGTTAAGAAACAGTTAAGTTCCTTCAAGGGTAACGCAATTCTATGGAATGGGATAGAGGGCTTGCCAAAAACCTTCCGAGAGGAAATAAAGGTATCGGGAAGTGACAAAGTGAGGGTTTCCCTCCGCTATAAACCAAAAGAGGCGAACGCTCCCGTTGTTTGCCATATCCTAAATCAGGATTATCATTTGGAGGAAGACGATGTGCGTCCAGCAGATGTTGAGATATCAATAAGCCTAAAATTGCTCTCAAAAGCCCTCAAGAAAACGCCGAAGGAAGCGATGGTTTATATCCCCGGGCGTCCAGCGGAGAAAATCAATTTAAATATAGGGGAAGACAAAGTGAGCTTTAAAATTGATGGATTAGGGCTTTGGGCGATAGTCTCGTTAAAATAA